In the genome of Parcubacteria group bacterium, the window TTAAAAACAATGGAATATTTGAAAAAAATTATTAAAAACGAATACGCAATCTTAGCCATTGTAATACTTGTCGCCATATTTTTAAGATCGTATCAGCACAAAAATTTTCTTGGTTTTCATCTGGATCAGTCAAGAGACGCCATAATCGTCGGCGATTTTATAGATGATTTTTCAAAGATTCCTCTTCTCGGACCCCACACCAGCGGCAGTAATCTGCAATTGGGACCGGCTTATTATTATCTTCAAGCCATTCCCGTCTTTTTTTTGGGAAAAAGCCCGGAAAATTTTGCTCTAGCTGACTGGTTTTTTTCTATTCTCTTTGTTTGGCTCTTGTATTTTTTCCTTCGCCTGTATTTTTCCAAAAATATTTCCCTGTTACTTTCGGCTATGGCCGCCGTTTCGCTTTTCTTGGTGATTTACGGACGCTTTGCTTGGAATCCCAATTCGCTTCCTTTTCTCACGCTACTGGCGCTTTTCGGACTCCTCAAAGCCGACTGGAAAAATACTGTCCGCCCTGAATGGTTTTATCTGGGCATATTCGGAGCTGCTGTCGCCACTCAGCTCCATTATGTCTATTTTTTCATGGCGCCTATTATCTTCATTGCTTATATCGCCGTCTGGAAGCCGCGTTTGAAAATAAAGCATTATTTAGCAGGGATTCTTATCATCTTAGCAGTCTATTTCCCTATGGTTATCAGCGAAATAAAAACCGGCGGCGCGAATACCCAGTTATTAATAAAAAATACTTTCGAAAGAGGCCTCGAGGGCGGAGACAACAAACACAACGTGATCGACAAAGCCTTCTATGCTTACCAAAAATTGCAGATGACCAACTGGCAAATAATCACGTCCGACGAACACGGAAGTTCTATGCAGCTTTCCAAAAAATTTATCCCTGTCTGCAAGAAGGAATGCCGGAATGATTTTCCCTTTTTCATTCTTCAAACTTTTCTTTTTGTTTTCGGTCTTTGGGCCGGAATTTCTTCTTACCGCCGCGAACAGAATCGGGACCGGAAAAAATATATATTTTCGACCTGGCTATGGCTTGGATCAATGTTTATAATTTCCATTCCAATAATATACAATATGAGTCCGCATTATTATTTGGCGGCTGCGGCTCCTTGCTTTGTGTTTTTAGGAATATCGCTTCAAAAAACAAGCAACTGGGGGAAATATGGAAAAATAATTATACTTTTCCTGTCTGCCGCCATCATTCTTTTTAATTTAAGAAACACTTTGATCTATTTGAGAGAACACGCAGCCAGCGCCAAAGGAGAAGTGGAAAATACCATTGGACGAGAGCTTTATAATGATAAGAAAATCACATTGGAACAATTAGAAGAAACAGTTAAATACATCAAAGAACACAGAAATCCAAATACAACCGTGAGAATTGCAGCTGATAATTCTTACGCCCGAGCCGTATTTTATCTTCTGAAGCATCAAGAAAATATACCCGCCTGCTATACCAAAACCAGCGCTTTTCATCCATCAGGAAGTCTGGATTATTTTTTGGTTTACCGCTTGGGCGTTAATCAGGAAATGCCACAAGATCTGGAAGGGCAATTTTCTATTCGCAGCCAAGAAAAAATCGGCAATCTGCTGATAATAGATGCCGAGGCGAAAAATCCAGGAGGGAAGCCGGGAAAAGATGAGAAATGCTTTGACTATTTGTAATCAAGTTTGCCTAAAGGCTATTCCTGCCAAAACCAGCGATAAGAAAGAAGATCGAATGTCCTATAGTTTCCTTCCATTCCTTCAAGAAGAAAAGCCGGCATTCCGACATATTCGATGCCGTTTTTTTCTTTTTGCCACGGAAGATGCAGATGCCCGGAAAAAACATATTTAACATTTTTCTTTTCAAATTCCTCAATCAGAGGCCTGTAAACAGGATGGATTCTTTCCGCATTATCCCAATCCCAAACCGGATGATGCATTGCCACAATTATATTTTTTTCGGTATCGGAAACCTCTCTGAACCAATCCAATTGCTTCTTGGTTATTCCTTCTTTGTAAGGATCATTTTCTGATTTATCATTCGTATCCAGAACGATGATTCTCCAATTGTCGTAATCTTCGTAGAAATAGGTTCCATTTATTCCTAAATAATTTATAACATCTTCTTTGTCGTGATTTCCCCTGGCCCATAAAACCTCCATTCCGGATTGATCGATGATATCTTTCATCACTTGGGCATATTTAAGCGATGGGGTATTAAACTGATCGCCAAGCGAAACAAGAAGACTAACGCCTTCCAACTTCATTTCATTTAGCGCTTCGGGAAGAAATTCCACAAAATCAGCTGGATATATCACATTTCCGGGCGTATTTTGCTCCATTGATCTTCTGTCTTGGCTGCCGGCATGTATATCAGACACAAAAGAAACTCTAAAAACTTTTTTTTCGAGAATTTCAGGACAGTCTCCGTCCAAAAGCTTTCTAGAAAAAATAAATCCCAAAATAAAAAAAGTAAGAAAACAGAAAAAAAGCAAGACAAAAACAAATATTTTTATTTTCATTGATTTTTCCATTTTAAAGCAATCAAAAAAACAAACCTATTTTTTAATCCTGATCCATTTGCCGAAGTCGCGTTTCCCTTTTAGATAAATCGGAAAGGCTGTGATATTGGCCAATCCTTGAAGAAAACGATTAAGAATCGCTACCATAACTACCGCTGAAATATTAATCCCTAGCGGAACAAAAAAAGCCGCATAAGCCCATTCCTTGAGCCCTACTCCCGCCGGTATGGAGGAAACGATGCTTATGAGAAAAATGACCGAAAAATAATCCCAAATATTTATGTTGATCCCCAGACTCCAGAACAAAACCAGATTAGCTAGTCCTACTCCGATTAAATTAAAAAGAAAAGAATAGGCCAAAGATTCAAAGAAAATTTTCTTGTTTTTTCCAAAACTAGACAGCTCGCGCAAAAAATTTACCGCTTTATCAGGAAGATATCCGAGAATTTTCTTGGCAAAAGCGGTTTTTCTGGTTTTAAAAAAAATAGTCAGCCCGATCAGCAATCCCAAAATAATCAAATTAGCCACAGTGATAAAATAAATTCCTGAAGCTTTTTGAAAATTAAGAATAAAGAAAATCGGCGACATCAGCATAAGAGCCAAGAGTCCGGTAAAACGATCCGCTACCACTGTCGAAGAAGCCTCGGAATATTTTTTTTCTTTTTTCCCGATTTGATATGCCCGAAAGATATCCCCTCCAATTGTTGAAGGAACAAAATTATTAATAAACGCTCCAGTCAGGTATAACTTGAAAAAATTTAAGAAAGAATCTTTCAGGCCCTTGTGAAGACAAAGTTTTTGCCACTTTCTGGTAGAAATAAAAAGTCCCAGGAAAATAACTGCCAGATAGGCTATGACCTGCCAAATTTCAATTTTTCTGAGGTATTGCCATGATTCGCCCCAATCGACCTTAACAATAAGAAATCCAATAAAAACAGCACTTAGCAGAATTTTTAAAATAAGTTTTATGGTTTTATTTTTCACAAGAATATAATCCGTTAATTCTTTAATTCGTTAATTCGTTAATTTCATAATAAATCTTCACATATTGAACTGCCACTTTTTCCCAGCTCATCGTTTCGGCTTTTTTCCGACTCTCATCCCCCATCTCAGCTCTTAGTTCTCTGTCTTTTGCTAAAGTTTCTAATTTTTCCGCAATATCCTGGCTGTCTTTCATTTTAATGATAAACCCATTCACTCCCTCCTCCAGAAGTTTTCTGGCTCCCCCAGTATCAGTTGCCACAAGAGGAAGACCGGACGACAAAGCTTCAAGCATCGCATTGCTCATTCCTTCATTAAGAGACGGCAAAACGAAGATGCTAGCTTCCTGATAATACGGAAAGGTTTCTTCCCGCGGAATGCGGCCGGTAAACTCCACATTCTTTTTTATTCCCAATTCTTTGGCCAGTTTTTCCAAATTTTCTTTTTCATTTCCATCCCCCATTACTTTCAAATATATTTCAGGATATTTGGAAATTAAAGTCCTAATCGCTTCCAGCAAATAATTAATTCCTTTTCTAGCTGTCACTCTTGAAGCTCCAACGGTTATGATCAGCTTGCCATCGGGCCTTTTTTTCGGATCCGGAGTAAAATCTGAAATATTAATTCCATTGGGAATGACTCCGATTTCTTGTTTCAAATTAGTTTTTAATGCTAGCTCTTTTAAATCATTGCTGTTAGCAATCACTCCTGAAGATTTTTTCCAGATAAGCCTTGTCAGGGGTTTGATGAATTTATATAAAAATATAAAACGATCGCTGTATCCCGGAACGTCGCTGCCGCGAAGAGAAATAATATACGGAATTTCATACTGCCATCTCAGAAGAAGCGAAATGAATCCGCAAGGAATTGTGAAAAACGAATGACTTAAATCATATTTATTCTTTCCGACAAGTTTTTTGGAAAAAAAATAAGCCTTCCAGAGATAAACCAACAGATCTTTTTGCGACTGATAATGCAGATTGTTTTGGTTTTTTCCAATCGGAAGCCGGTGAATGAAAATATTTTCTCCGATTTTATCAAGATGATAATTGGAATCTATGGAAGATGTGATCAAATCCACTTCCAAGCCGGAAATCTTGGAATATTCTTCCAAAATATAGGCGGTGGCATTGGCCGCCCCGCCGCCCAGCGGCGGATATTCGTAATTGAAGAAAAGTATCTTCATATAACATATAGCATAAAACATATAACAATATGCTATGTCTTTTGCTTTTTTAATTTATTGTCTTGTTACATGCTACATGTTTCATGTTACATGAATTTTAGTTCCTTCCCACTCCCACATATTCAAACCCTTCTTTCCTAATCGTTTCGGGATCATAGACATTTCGAAGATCAACGAAAACCTTGCCTTTCATTATTTTTTTGAGTTTGTCAAAGTCAAGTGAACGATATTCATTCCATTCGGTCATCAAAATTAAGCAATCAGCATCTTTGAGCGCCTCGTATGGATCATCGACATAAATAAGTTCTGGCATATATTTTTTGGCTTCTTCCATTCCGTGAGGATCAGTCGCCACAATTTCCGCTCCTTTTTCTTTTAGGGCTGGCAAAATAGTCAGTGCGGCTGAATCGCGCATATCATCGGTTTCCGGCTTGAAAGTAAGTCCCAGACTGACAATTTTCTTTCCCGCTTCGCTCCCGCCCAAAGCTTTTCTGATTTTCCCTACCATTCTGGCTTTTTGCGCGGAATTTACTTCAATTACCGTTTCAACAATTCGAATCGGAGATCCGTGTTCCTGCGCAATCCGGCAAAGCGCCAACGTATCTTTAGGAAAACAGGAACCGCCATATCCCGGTCCGGCATGAAGAAATTTCTTTCCGATTCTTCCATCCAATCCCATACCCTTCGACAAGTCAACCACATTGGCTCCGATTGCTTCGCAGAGATTGGCAATTTCATTAACAAAACTGATTTTAGTCGCCAGAAAAGCATTAGATGCATATTTGATAAGTTCAGCTGTCTGAAGATTAGTGAAAACGATCGGAGTTTCAATGAGATATAATGGTTTGTAAATTTCTCTCATCGCATCTTCAGCTTTTTTGCTGCTAACCCCAACCACTACCCTATCCGGATGCATAAAATCTCCAATAGCTGATCCTTCGCGCAAAAATTCCGGATTGGAAGCCACGTCAAAATCAGCTTCCGGATTAGCTTCTTTGATTACCCTTTTCACTTCTTTGGCTGTTCCGACTGGTACAGTGCTTTTATCCACAATCACCGTGTAATCCTTGAGCCACGGAGCAAATTCTTTGGCTGCTTCATAAACATAAGTCAAATCAGCATATCCATCGCCACGTCTGGAAGTTGGAGTTCCCACCGCAATAAAAATCGCATCCGCTTCTCCGATAGCTTTCTTGGCTTCGGTGGTGAAAGTTAATCTTCCCGATCTCACATTTTCCGCCACCATTTGATCTAATCCCGGTTCATAAATTGGGATTATTCCTTTTTTGAGATTTTCAATTTTTTTCTCGTCCTTGTCCACGCACGTAACAAAATGTCCGAACTCCGAGAAGCAAGTTCCGGAAACAAGACCGACATAACCGGAACCAATTACTACAATCTTCATTTTATCAATTTATGAAATATTCGGATAATGAAATAAAAATACTTACTTTATACCTAAATGTATCCTATGACATTTTCCCGATTTCATTATTAATGATTAATTTATTTTTTATTAAAATTATTCAATCAGCAAATAATCGAGCCTGCCTTTTCTCCCAGTATTATTTTTTTCAAAGTTCCTTTTTTGTAAATATTGAAAACAACTACGTGCAAACCATTGCTTCTGCACAATTCAATAGCCGATTTGTCCATTACTTTTATTTTATCATTTTTGAAAGCTTCTTCAAGCGTCAATCTATCAATTTTTTTAGCTTTAGGATTATTTATTGGATCATCATTATAAACTCCATCTACTTTTGTAGCCTTAAATATTGCTTGGCATCCTACTTCTAACGCTCTCATTGTTGCAGCTGTATCAGTTGTAATAAAGGGGAGGCCGGTTCCCCCTCCAAATATGACAATCCTTCCCTTCTCAAGATGTCTAATAGATTTTCTCCTAACATAACTTTCTGCAATTTGTTTCATCTCTATGGCAGACTGTAATCTTACCTGAAGTCCTCTTTGCTCTAAAATATCTTGAAGAGCCATTCCGTTAAAAATGGTGGCTAGCATTCCCATGTAATCAGCCGTAGCTCTATCCAAACCATTTTTACTGCCTGCAACTCCCCTAAATATATTACCCCCGCCCACAACAATAGCTATTTCTATTCCTAGCTTATGCGCTTCAAAAATTTCTGAAGCAATATAATTCATAAAAATTGGATCAATCCCATATTCTCTTTCTCCTTTCATAGCCTCACCGGATAGTTTAAGCAATATTCTCTTGTAATTCATTTTTTTACTCATTTTTATTTATATAGAATTTACACTTTTTAGCAAAAACTGCAAAAGTTTATAAATCTATAAATCAAAATAATTTAACATTTACTAGAGGATTTCTGCCCTTGTATCTTTTTGATGCCGATTGATAAACAGCACTACATAGGCTTATCCCGTTTTTATGACTAGTTATCTCTGAAACAGGATTTATTTTATTTCCTTGAATAAATGAAATAAATTCTAAGATTGCTTCTCTCCTAGCATCTTCTTGGTGTCCTCTTGACCTTCCATGAAGATAGTTTTTACCCAATTCCTTAATGCTAAATTTTTCGTAATTTTTCCATTCAGAAAAATAATTGTCATTTCTGAAAACATGAATATCCAAATGATATTCATTTCCTACTTCATACAAATTATTTGTAATATTAGGTTTTACTTCTCTCGATTGAAATGAATTGAAATGAATTGCCTGAAACGGACCTTGCTCTATGATATGCGACTCATGTCTTATCCGTCCATTTCCTTTATACAAATCCTTTCCGGCTAAACTCAACCAACCTCTTTTAGAAAAACCATTATGAACGAGATTGACACTAGCTAAAGTAATAATAGACTTATCTCTCTTGAAAGCAAAGGAGCAGAAAGAATCTATTTCTCCAAAACGTTTATATAATTTCTTTAATTTTTCGAAATTATACTTGTTATATGAATTAAAACTAGGAAAAATCTTCTCATAATCTTCCTTTCCAATCTGATTCAAAAAATCCGAAGGCCTCATAAAATTTGAAAATACATCGACATTGTTTGCCTTTTTTCCCTCATCAGCCGCTTTCATGAGCCACATAATTATATCAAAAAAATGATAACCGCTATGTGAACATTTTCCATAACCATGGTTAAATGAATGGTAATCCACATCCATAATCTCATTTGGCAATCTCCACTGCCCATCGGAATGGAAAGATTGAATTGATGTTATTGGACAATTCGTTTTGTCAAACACCTCCCTGACTAGATTTCTAATTTTTTCAAAAGCAGGATGATATCTTCTTTGAACTGCTAAACTGAATAATATTCTTACGTATTTTTTCTTGGCCTTTTCGTAAACTTTAATAATTTTTTCATAATCATTAATTAATTTTTTCGCTGAAAATTTTGAGGTACTCAAATTATTATGCACCGACAATGGCTTATCCATCAAAACATTCAGTCCTTTTTCTAGCGCCCACTGAGCATAAACAATATGACTTTCTGGACCAGTAGAAATAATGACCCCTTGAATGGAAAATTTATCAACAATCTCATCTAGCTTCATTTTTATCGAAGATCTCAACCCATTGGATTTGAAATCTTTAGATAAAAAATAATGCATCTCCAGACTGGGATTACCTTTTTCAGAAAGATAATTCTCAATATCATCCTTTTTTTCTATGAGATCTAAAACACAAACAATCCGAAAATTATATTTTTCTCCATCCTTTAAAAACACAGGAAAATATATTCTTTTTGCATGAGATCCTAGACCAATAAGCAGCACATTTGTTATTTTTTTATTCATACTAATAAATCTAGTGGATCTTTTCCCTCATTAAATGAGCAAAACAAAATGGATCCCCTCCCAATAGCTTCCCGCCCTTAATCTTCCCTCCGGTCAAAATGACAGTTGATCTGCATTTTCCTCTGCATTCTTTTTTATAGAAACTACATTTCAAACAATCTATCTTTTTAGCATTTCTATAATGTTCCGCCATTGAATGATGCCATATTTCATCAACTGACATGCCTATAGCATTCGGACCAATAAATTCGGGGTAATCAATAAGAAATGGGCATGCCACAACCCTACCGTCAGGAAGAATGGAAATATCCCTAATTAATGCTCCGCATTCTGAATTATCAAAGGGGAACGGATTTTGAGATTTATCCTTTAAATTATAATTAAACAAATCCTTGTGTTTTAAGAGGACTTTAATTCCAGAATTGATAACTTCTTTTTTACTTCTTAAATCTTGAATTTTTTTAGCAAATTTTTTATATTGGTTCGCAGTTAGAATCAATTTATTGGTATCGTTGTCAATCGCTCTTCCTGATGGTTTTAATGGAATAAAATTTATGTCGCATTTATATTCCATAGCCACTTCCACTAAAAAATCTGTTTCTCTTATATTATCAGATCCAATAGCCACATTGATTACAACTGGTATTTTATTTTTCGAATTTTCATTATATTCATGAAGTTTTTTAAGATTTTCCGCTACCAAATTATATGCTCCTTTTGTTCTTCTTTTATCATTGATTTTTTCACTGCCCTCAAGACTTATTACCAAATCCCTAATGCCAGAATTAATAATTTTTTTAAACATTTCATTATTCCAGCACCCATTGCTATTGAGACTCACCACCATCCCTAAACCATTTGCGTATTTTATAGTTTCAAATAAATATTTATCAACTGTCGGTTCACCGCCGGTAATCCGCCACTCCGTCGCACCAGCATCAAAAAACTTTTTAATGATTTTTCTTGTTTGATTGATTGTGCGTTTTTTTTCTGAAAAATTGATATTTCCACTTCTAGCGTAGCAATGATGACAGTTTAAGTTACACTTTCTTGTAAATGTATCATATACCCTCAGAGGCGCACTGAGACAATTTTTTGATTTTATACTTTTAGATTTTACCAGCCTGCAATTACTAATACATATTTTATATGCATTTTTTTTAATTAATCCCATTTTCACAAAATCCTCAACATTTTTTTCATTGCTTTCGTTTATAGATTTAATATCTATAGATCCTTCATGACAAAGATACTCCAAAAAGTTAAATTTTCCTGAATCTATAATACTTATTTCTCCAGATAGAGAATCATATATCAAACCTCCAAAATATTCATTTCTTATGGTGAATCTTCTGGATCTAAATTTCTTTTTATTTTTTCTGATCATTATTTTAATCTTAAATGAAAAATTTAATCATAAAACGTTAAAAAACCAACAAATTAAATCCTTAATTCGCAACTTTTTTAATAATATTAAATCCGTTCAATTCTCAATTATTTCTTTTACCGAATAATTCATCGTTCCTCTGGTCTTGTAATAATTTTTGAGCAGAATGTCAGCCAGAAGTCCAAAGATAAAAAGCTGGATTCCCACCATAATTAGAAGTGCGCCGATAAGAGGCCAGATTCTTTCTGAAAGAGCTGTTCTGAAAAATATTTTTTCCACTGCCATCCAGATTAAAACTGCAAAGCCGGCAAACAGACAGAACATTCCTCCGCCACCGAAAAGATGGACCGGACGATTGGAATATTTTCGCCAAAACCAAATGGAAACCATATCCACAATGCCTTTGACTCCCCTTTTCCAATTGTATTTCGTTGTTCCGTGAACTCGGGGGAAATGATTGACTTTTATTTCTCCGACTTTATATCCATCAAACTGCAAAATAGCTGGCATAAAACGATGCATTTCTCCAAAAAGGTCGACATCTTTGAAACATTCGCGCTTGTAAGCTTTGAGACTGCACCCGCTATCATGAATATTGTCTTCTACCAGAACCTTCCGAAGCAGATTGGCCATTCGAGAAGAAAGCTTTTTCATAAAATCATCTTTCCTTTGCCATCTCCATCCGGAAACCACATCGAATCCTTCATTCATTTTTTCTAATAATAATTTGATGTCTTTGGGATCATTTTGCAGATCGCCGTCCATCGTGATGATAACATCGCCTTTGGCCGCTTTTATTCCGGCATCAAATCCGGCCGTCTGGCCGTAATTTTTTCGGAACCGGATAAGTTTTAACGGTGTCAGTCCTTCGCAATTTTTGGCCGTTTCATCAGTCGATCCGTCATCGATAAAAATAATCTCGTAGGTTTTGCCGAGAGGCTCGCAAGCCTCGACAATCCTCTTGTGAAGTTCTTTGGCGTTGTCTTCCTCATTATAGATAGGAACGACAACGGAAATGTCTAGTTTATTGTCCATAATAATGATTTTATCCGATTTCTAAAGAATTGGCAAATGCACCGAATCTAGAAAATCAATAGCCATAAAACAGAAGCTTGACTTTAATAATTATGGTGTTAAAATACACATATACATTAATAATTATGGTGTTAATTATATGATAGATATTCGCAGAAAATTATTCGATGAATTGAAGAATAACCTTAAAACAAAGGAAATTTTACTAATTGTTGGACCTCGCCAAGCCGGAAAAACAACCTTAATGAACAAACTCCGGATTTTCCTTGAGGAAAAGGGAGAAAAAAGCGTCTTTTTGAATTTGGACTTTGAAAAAGATGCGGCTTCGTTCGTTTCCCAAGATGCTCTTGTTAGAAAATTAGAATTGGAATTAGGAAAAGAAAAAGGGTTTGTTTTTATAGACGAAATTCAAAGGAAAGAAAATGCCGGACTTTTTTTGAAAGGAATCTACGATATGGAATTGCCATACAAATTCATTATCTCCGGTTCGGGAAGTTTGGAGCTTAAAGAAAAAATACATGAATCTCTGGCTGGAAGAAAAAGAATATTTGAACTTTCCACGGTCAGCTTCGAAGAATTTGTTAATTTTAAAACTAACTACAAATACAGCCAAAAACTGAACGATTTTTTTTCCATTGAAAATGAAACATCATTGTCTCTTTTGAATGAATATCTTAATTTTGGAGGATATCCGAGAGTCATCCTAGAAAGCATGCTCGCGGAAAAAAATAGGACTATCAGTGAAATATTCAGAAGCTACACCGAAAAAGATATCGCCTATTTTTTAGGAGCAAACAAGATCGAAAAATTCGGATTGTTAATAAAACTTTTAGCCGACCAATCCGGAAAAATTATTAACTATTCGGAATTGGCCAAAGAAACAGGAATAAGTTTTCAGACGTTGAAAAATTATCTTTGGTATGCTGAAAAAACCTTTTCTATTCGGACAATATCACCGTATTTCAAAAACAAACGCAAAGAAATAACCCGTTCTCCGCTAGCATATTTCTACGATTTGGGTTTTAGAAATTTCTCGCTAGGGTTATTTGGCAATCTTGCTCAACCAGACCAGCTTGGATTTGTTTTTCAAAATCTTGTCGCAAACAGACTGCATGAAAAAATAGCAAATACTGCTAAAAACTTGGGTTTCTGGAGGACACTGGATAAAGCCGAGGTTGATTTCATAATTAGTGAGGGGAAATCAGCTCTTCCTGTTGAAGTAAAATATTCACGGCTTAAAAAGCCTCAAATAACCAGATCTCTTGGAAATTTCATAAAAGCATATTCTCCCACTGAAGCTTGGATTGTAAATTTGACTTTAGAAACAGAAATAAAAATAGAGAATACAACAGTTAAATTCATACCTTTTTACAAATTATAAAGTAATTGACGCTCGAACAGACTGGCAGTATAATTTATTTATGAACATTACGAAATGCGATATTTGCAAAAAAACAATAAAGAAAGACTCAAAAAGCCTATATATAGGATTGGGTAGTATTTTTTCTAATCATATTGAAATATGTGAAAATTGCGGAAAACCTGTAATGAAACTGCTAAAGGATAAGAAGCTAATAGAAAGTAAGCGAACTAGCTAGAAAAAAATTCAGATGCAAGACTCAAAAAACCAGCCGTGCGCCGGATTTTTGTTTGGCAATAAGTCCAAAATTTGCTATAATTGAAGCGTTAAAAATTGAAAAACAAAATGATGAAGAAAATAATCGCTTTTTTTGTGTTTTTGTCATTCTTGTCCGCTTTCTTCCCCAGCACTAGACCCGCCAAGGCGGATGATAGTCTTGTTTCGGTATATAGCTTTTGGAGCAAAACATCTTCTTATCGTTTTTTGACTTCATCGGCATCGGAAATCAAAAGCCTCTCTTCAAACAGCAACTGGGAAAGTGAAGGAATCTTGTGGTATGCCTATTCATCAAAGCAAAATGATACTGTTCCTATTTATAGAATAAAAAGTAGCACATACTCATATTATTATTACACGGCTTCAAAATCAAAAAGGAGCAGTTTGATAAAAACAAAGGGCTGGGTCGACAAAGGAATTGCTTTCTATGCCTATGCCAGCAAGCAAGATGCCACAACGCCTGTATATGCGCTAAAAAATTCAAAAACCAAAAAATATTTCTATACTTCAAGCCCGGGAGAAAAAAATTGTATGCTAACGGACAGCACATGGACTGGCGGAGAAACGGCTTTTTGGGTTCCAAAAGAAAATGCCAACGTCTCAGATTATGAAACCACCTGCCGAGCATCTTATGGACCGGAAATTAGCGTTGGTCTCTGGAGCTATACCAAAAAGGATTTGCAAAGTGGATATTTCAAAATAAAAGCCAACAAGGATTATACGATAAAAGATAAGGATGGAGACAGAATAACTACAATTTCGGCAGGCACCATAACAAAAGTGAAATACAATGGAGATAAGGATCTTTTGGTTTATAGCTCAATAAAAGACAGGACATTCAGCAAAGAAGTGAGCTTTGACGCCAAAGATGGAAATAATTCCAATCTGGTTTTTGACATCTACCGCCCCGGATCCAGCTACGATCAATATCGGGGAAAGATAAAAATAAAATATTATGACAACGATAACATTTGGGTTGTCAACACTCTTCCGATGGAACAATATGTCTGGGGAATGGGAGAAACGACGGGAACCGGACCATTCGAGCACACCAAAGTTATGACCACAATGTTCCGAACTTACGGCTATTGGTACAAAGAATACGCCACCAAATATTTGAAATATGGATTCACCATCCGAAGCGATTCAGGATCCCAAATTTATCGAGGTTACGATTGGGAGAAAAAATATCCCAATATCAAAAAAGCGGCGGAAAGTACCAAGGGAATCATTGTTAAATATAAAAACGAGATTGCGCTGACTCCATACAGTTCTTGGAGCGATGGAAGAACTCGAAGTTTTGAAGAACGCTGGGGATCGGATGATTACCCATGGTGTAAATCAGTAAAGGATCCGTACG includes:
- a CDS encoding metallophosphoesterase translates to MKIKIFVFVLLFFCFLTFFILGFIFSRKLLDGDCPEILEKKVFRVSFVSDIHAGSQDRRSMEQNTPGNVIYPADFVEFLPEALNEMKLEGVSLLVSLGDQFNTPSLKYAQVMKDIIDQSGMEVLWARGNHDKEDVINYLGINGTYFYEDYDNWRIIVLDTNDKSENDPYKEGITKKQLDWFREVSDTEKNIIVAMHHPVWDWDNAERIHPVYRPLIEEFEKKNVKYVFSGHLHLPWQKEKNGIEYVGMPAFLLEGMEGNYRTFDLLSYRWFWQE
- a CDS encoding lysylphosphatidylglycerol synthase transmembrane domain-containing protein yields the protein MKNKTIKLILKILLSAVFIGFLIVKVDWGESWQYLRKIEIWQVIAYLAVIFLGLFISTRKWQKLCLHKGLKDSFLNFFKLYLTGAFINNFVPSTIGGDIFRAYQIGKKEKKYSEASSTVVADRFTGLLALMLMSPIFFILNFQKASGIYFITVANLIILGLLIGLTIFFKTRKTAFAKKILGYLPDKAVNFLRELSSFGKNKKIFFESLAYSFLFNLIGVGLANLVLFWSLGININIWDYFSVIFLISIVSSIPAGVGLKEWAYAAFFVPLGINISAVVMVAILNRFLQGLANITAFPIYLKGKRDFGKWIRIKK
- a CDS encoding glycosyltransferase family 39 protein, giving the protein MEYLKKIIKNEYAILAIVILVAIFLRSYQHKNFLGFHLDQSRDAIIVGDFIDDFSKIPLLGPHTSGSNLQLGPAYYYLQAIPVFFLGKSPENFALADWFFSILFVWLLYFFLRLYFSKNISLLLSAMAAVSLFLVIYGRFAWNPNSLPFLTLLALFGLLKADWKNTVRPEWFYLGIFGAAVATQLHYVYFFMAPIIFIAYIAVWKPRLKIKHYLAGILIILAVYFPMVISEIKTGGANTQLLIKNTFERGLEGGDNKHNVIDKAFYAYQKLQMTNWQIITSDEHGSSMQLSKKFIPVCKKECRNDFPFFILQTFLFVFGLWAGISSYRREQNRDRKKYIFSTWLWLGSMFIISIPIIYNMSPHYYLAAAAPCFVFLGISLQKTSNWGKYGKIIILFLSAAIILFNLRNTLIYLREHAASAKGEVENTIGRELYNDKKITLEQLEETVKYIKEHRNPNTTVRIAADNSYARAVFYLLKHQENIPACYTKTSAFHPSGSLDYFLVYRLGVNQEMPQDLEGQFSIRSQEKIGNLLIIDAEAKNPGGKPGKDEKCFDYL
- a CDS encoding glycosyltransferase family 4 protein produces the protein MKILFFNYEYPPLGGGAANATAYILEEYSKISGLEVDLITSSIDSNYHLDKIGENIFIHRLPIGKNQNNLHYQSQKDLLVYLWKAYFFSKKLVGKNKYDLSHSFFTIPCGFISLLLRWQYEIPYIISLRGSDVPGYSDRFIFLYKFIKPLTRLIWKKSSGVIANSNDLKELALKTNLKQEIGVIPNGINISDFTPDPKKRPDGKLIITVGASRVTARKGINYLLEAIRTLISKYPEIYLKVMGDGNEKENLEKLAKELGIKKNVEFTGRIPREETFPYYQEASIFVLPSLNEGMSNAMLEALSSGLPLVATDTGGARKLLEEGVNGFIIKMKDSQDIAEKLETLAKDRELRAEMGDESRKKAETMSWEKVAVQYVKIYYEINELTN
- a CDS encoding UDP-glucose/GDP-mannose dehydrogenase family protein, yielding MKIVVIGSGYVGLVSGTCFSEFGHFVTCVDKDEKKIENLKKGIIPIYEPGLDQMVAENVRSGRLTFTTEAKKAIGEADAIFIAVGTPTSRRGDGYADLTYVYEAAKEFAPWLKDYTVIVDKSTVPVGTAKEVKRVIKEANPEADFDVASNPEFLREGSAIGDFMHPDRVVVGVSSKKAEDAMREIYKPLYLIETPIVFTNLQTAELIKYASNAFLATKISFVNEIANLCEAIGANVVDLSKGMGLDGRIGKKFLHAGPGYGGSCFPKDTLALCRIAQEHGSPIRIVETVIEVNSAQKARMVGKIRKALGGSEAGKKIVSLGLTFKPETDDMRDSAALTILPALKEKGAEIVATDPHGMEEAKKYMPELIYVDDPYEALKDADCLILMTEWNEYRSLDFDKLKKIMKGKVFVDLRNVYDPETIRKEGFEYVGVGRN